A window of Fundulus heteroclitus isolate FHET01 chromosome 15, MU-UCD_Fhet_4.1, whole genome shotgun sequence contains these coding sequences:
- the dtl gene encoding denticleless protein homolog, whose translation MGMFFRSIVDRGVGRRRQNAFPADPCSRIPLSSLLEGYQCVRHDEHVSFGTMGDSVPPFGLAFSSAGDMRHVLAAANEEGIVRIYDTESRENPLLKEWLAHENAVFDIAWVPGEPQLVTAAGDQMARLWDVKSGEPLGSFKGHLCSLKSVAFAPGEKAVFCTGGRDGNIMVWDIRCSQKDGFYRQVKQISGAHNKSETSAPSKTKKRRSSTRGMAPSVDTQQSVTVVLFRDQHTLVSSGAVDGVVKMWDLRKNYTAYRHDPVPMQTYPYAGSSTRMRLGYSGLVLDSSRANIMCNCTDDSIYMFNVCGTKTSPVAVFSGHQNSSFYVKSSISPDDQFLASGSSDHHTYIWKISDPQHPPMMLQGHSEEVTSVAWCPTDFTKIASCSDDQTIRLWRLHRETDAAHSSVGEANLVGWARPKPPTMPTVRAATPPAKTQMMQRFAGLTSPQPAACASNSAALPLPSSTTSPNRPTPVPVHQKTPTSIKQWLSPTHGSLSRVTATTPPHQEPGPRPPSPASGSSPTERRAKRKLETGESSPPPGCEDAARCECVSELSPEAKRSRVLFGVCNPPQDRSAQTDCHAEGGEPVTPRQAGKENCSLRTGNWLSEIGQKMKKSHGGTSGHKKQDGKTHTSSMVSSSKTMKISTFFTKRPQE comes from the exons ATGGGGATGTTTTTCCGCTCCATTGTGGACAGAGGCGTGGGCAGACGGAGGCAGAATG CCTTCCCTGCAGACCCTTGTTCCAGGATCCCTTTGAGCTCGCTGCTGGAAGGCTACCAGTGCGTCCGGCACGACGAGCACGTCTCGTTCGGGACCATGGGGGACTCCGTGCCACCGTTTGGGCTGGCCTTCTCCTCCG CCGGAGACATGCGCCATGTCCTTGCAGCAGCTAACGAAGAAGGCATCGTCAGGATCTATGACACGGAAAGTCGTGAAAACCCTCTTCTTAAAG AATGGCTGGCTCATGAGAACGCTGTCTTTGACATTGCGTGGGTGCCGGGGGAGCCGCAGCTG GTGACGGCTGCAGGGGACCAGATGGCCAGGCTGTGGGACGTGAAGTCTGGCGAGCCCTTAGGAAGCTTCAAAGGCCACCTTTGCAGCCTCAAGTCCGTTGCTTTTGCACCAGGAGAGAAAG CTGTTTTCTGCACCGGGGGCAGAGATGGAAATATTATGGTCTGGGACATCAGGTGCAGCCAAAAAG ATGGTTTTTACAGGCAGGTGAAACAGATCAGCGGCGCGCACAACAAATCGGAGACAAGCGCCCCTTCCAAAACGAAGAAAAGGCGGAGCTCCACGCGTGGCATGGCTCCTAGCGTG GATACCCAGCAGAGTGTAACGGTGGTTCTGTTTCGCGATCAGCACACACTCGTCTCCTCGGGTGCTGTTGacgg GGTTGTAAAGATGTGGGATTTGAGGAAGAACTACACAGCATACCGTCACGACCCTGTGCCCATGCAGACCTATCCGTACGCGGGCTCTTCCACTCGGATGAGACTGG GTTATTCTGGACTGGTGCTGGACTCCTCCAGGGCCAACATCATGTGTAACTGCACCGACGACAGCATTTACATGTTCAACGTCTGCGGAACAAAGACGAGTCCAG TGGCAGTTTTCAGTGGCCACCAAAACTCCTCGTTCTATGTGAAGTCCTCGATCAGCCCCGATGACCAGTTCTTGGCCAGCGGATCCAGTGACCATCACACGTACATTTGGAAG ATCTCTGATCCTCAACATCCTCCCATGATGCTCCAGGGTCACAGTGAGGAAGTGACCTCTGTCGCATGGTGTCCGACAGATTTCACTAAA ATCGCTTCCTGCTCCGATGACCAGACCATACGGCTCTGGAGGCTCCACCGGGAAACGGATGCCGCACACTCATCGGTGGGTGAAGCCAACCTCGTGGGCTGGGCCCGTCCCAAACCTCCCACAA TGCCTACAGTCAGAGCTGCAACCCCCCCTGCGAAGACTCAGATGATGCAGAGGTTTGCCGGCCTCACCTCGCCCCAGCCTGCTGCCTGCGCCTCCAACAGCGCCGCCCTGCCTCTCCCTTCCAGCACCACGTCACCCAACCGCCCCACGCCAGTTCCCGTTCATCAGAAAACGCCGACCTCCATCAAGCAGTGGCTGTCCCCGACCCATGGATCTCTGAGTCGGGTCACCGCCACCACTCCGCCGCACCAGGAGCCGGGGCCGCGTCCTCCCAGCCCGGCGAGCGGCTCCTCTCCCACAGAGCGACGGGCCAAACGCAAGCTGGAAACGGGCGAAAGCTCGCCTCCTCCCGGCTGCGAGGACGCCGCGCGGTGCGAGTGCGTTTCAGAACTCAGCCCTGAAGCCAAGAGGAGCCGCGTCCTGTTCGGCGTATGCAACCCCCCTCAGGACAGGTCGGCGCAGACGGACTGTCACGCAGAGGGCGGCGAGCCAGTTACCCCGCGGCAGGCTGGGAAGGAGAACTGCTCTCTCAGGACAGGGAACTGGCTGTCAGAAATCGgtcaaaagatgaaaaaaagccATGGAGGCACCAGTGGCCATAAGAAACAAGACGGGAAGACACACACTTCATCG ATGGTCAGCTCATCAAAAACCATGAAAATCTCCACGTTTTTTACAAAGAGGCCCCAGGAATGA